A stretch of Crossiella cryophila DNA encodes these proteins:
- a CDS encoding amino acid permease encodes MDVEEQGLRRELTGRQVGMIAIGGAIGTGLFLGSGLAISLAGPAVVLAYLLAAVAALALAYALAEMTVVHPEPGGFGTVAHRYLGPMAGFVQRWIYVAAQVVNIGSEVVAAGLYARFWFPQLPLWLPVLLFSLGVLAVNFASVKFFGEFEYWFAMIKVATIVVFVLLGAAYLAFGLPGHPSPGLSAWNDGGFAPNGLGAVWLAVAVVTFSYLGTEAVAVTAAESKDPGRDVPRAARNMVARLVLFYVLGMAVVVSIVPWRETASAQGITESPFVRLFTFAGIPAAAGIMNFVILTAALSAMNTNLYLSSRMLYSLARDGHAPRALAKVSDRGSPTRALAVCALGLVIAVLVSIVSPTEAFPLLVGLALFGALVAWILIFATQLAFRKQRAAAGLPPSPVRLPGAPYTTIAAMLFVGAVLVTTAFTEQFATAWLAGVPFLLMLVGAYLLSRRRQRAA; translated from the coding sequence ATGGACGTGGAAGAGCAGGGGCTGCGCAGAGAGCTGACCGGCAGGCAGGTCGGCATGATCGCCATCGGCGGGGCCATCGGCACCGGGCTGTTCCTCGGCTCCGGACTGGCCATCTCCCTGGCCGGACCGGCGGTGGTGCTGGCCTACCTGCTCGCCGCGGTGGCCGCACTGGCCCTGGCCTACGCCCTGGCCGAGATGACCGTGGTGCACCCCGAACCCGGCGGGTTCGGCACCGTCGCGCACCGCTACCTCGGACCCATGGCCGGGTTCGTGCAGCGCTGGATCTACGTGGCCGCCCAGGTGGTCAACATCGGCAGCGAGGTGGTCGCCGCCGGGCTCTACGCCCGGTTCTGGTTCCCGCAGCTGCCGCTGTGGCTGCCGGTGCTGCTGTTCTCCCTCGGCGTGCTCGCGGTCAACTTCGCCTCGGTGAAGTTCTTCGGCGAGTTCGAGTACTGGTTCGCCATGATCAAGGTCGCCACCATCGTGGTGTTCGTCCTGCTCGGCGCGGCCTACCTGGCCTTCGGCCTGCCCGGCCACCCCTCGCCCGGCCTGTCCGCCTGGAACGACGGCGGCTTCGCGCCCAACGGGCTCGGCGCGGTCTGGCTGGCCGTGGCCGTGGTCACCTTCTCCTACCTGGGCACCGAGGCCGTCGCGGTCACCGCCGCCGAATCCAAGGACCCCGGGCGGGACGTGCCGCGGGCCGCCCGCAACATGGTGGCCCGGCTGGTGCTGTTCTACGTGCTCGGCATGGCCGTGGTGGTCAGCATCGTGCCCTGGCGGGAGACCGCCTCCGCGCAGGGCATCACCGAAAGCCCGTTCGTGAGGTTGTTCACCTTCGCCGGCATCCCCGCCGCCGCCGGGATCATGAACTTCGTCATCCTCACCGCCGCGCTCTCCGCGATGAACACCAACCTCTACCTCAGCTCCCGGATGCTCTACTCCCTGGCCCGCGACGGACACGCCCCGCGCGCCCTGGCCAAGGTCTCCGACCGCGGCTCGCCCACCCGCGCCCTGGCCGTCTGCGCACTGGGCCTGGTGATCGCCGTGCTGGTCTCCATCGTCTCCCCGACCGAGGCGTTTCCGCTGCTCGTGGGCCTGGCGCTGTTCGGGGCACTGGTCGCCTGGATCCTGATCTTCGCCACCCAGCTGGCCTTCCGGAAGCAGCGTGCCGCCGCCGGCCTGCCGCCCTCCCCGGTGCGGCTGCCCGGCGCGCCCTACACCACCATCGCCGCCATGCTCTTCGTCGGCGCGGTACTGGTCACCACCGCCTTCACCGAGCAGTTCGCCACCGCCTGGCTGGCCGGGGTCCCGTTCCTGCTCATGCTCGTGGGCGCATACCTGCTGTCCAGGCGGCGTCAGCGGGCGGCATAG
- a CDS encoding response regulator transcription factor has product MRVLLGEAGHRGVAEELESLRRLAIAVDHCRNMGGVLERVGVHDYDVLVVGQELLGWEFLCAKASVLAPGARLLLVTGPGVRDRIRGLELGADDCLARPYAFAELLARIRALARRSAPALPPVLEHGGLVLDLPRHRALRDGTPLLLSPKEFAVLEVLLRAQGGVVSTEELLEKAWDEHADPFTNAVRMAVMTLRRKLGQPNVIRTVPRAGYQLV; this is encoded by the coding sequence ATGCGGGTGCTGCTTGGCGAGGCCGGGCACCGGGGGGTCGCGGAGGAGCTGGAGTCGTTGCGGCGACTGGCGATCGCGGTCGACCATTGCCGGAACATGGGCGGCGTGCTGGAACGGGTCGGCGTGCACGACTACGACGTGCTCGTCGTCGGCCAGGAACTGCTCGGCTGGGAATTCCTGTGCGCCAAGGCATCCGTGCTCGCCCCGGGAGCGAGGTTGTTGCTGGTCACCGGCCCTGGCGTGCGCGATCGGATCCGCGGCCTGGAACTCGGCGCCGACGACTGCCTGGCCCGGCCCTACGCCTTCGCCGAACTCCTGGCCCGGATCCGCGCGCTGGCCAGGAGGTCCGCCCCGGCGCTGCCGCCGGTGCTCGAACACGGCGGCCTGGTCCTGGACCTGCCCCGGCACCGGGCGCTGCGCGACGGCACGCCACTGCTGTTGTCCCCCAAGGAGTTCGCCGTCCTGGAAGTGCTGCTGCGGGCCCAGGGCGGCGTGGTCAGCACCGAGGAACTCCTGGAGAAGGCCTGGGACGAGCACGCCGACCCGTTCACCAACGCGGTCCGGATGGCGGTGATGACCCTGCGCCGCAAACTCGGCCAGCCCAACGTGATCCGCACCGTCCCCCGAGCAGGCTACCAACTAGTCTAA
- a CDS encoding glycosyltransferase 87 family protein codes for MRAALEKLWRSPLGRAGIVLANLVALTALVVRWGDQGLFLFTTPIDLDVYRIGAQVWLDGGELYGQLPVTQAGVALPFTYPPLAAMLFVPLTWMSWDTAALLLDAVTAGLLALVLALVLKRLGVSSPGRVPWALLTVFPLALALDPVRGTAGFGQINAILMAMVALDCLVRAPRWPRGLLIGVAAAIKLTPAVFLLYFLLNKDRRAAVVTVLGFLGATALGFALTARDSVQYWTATLFDTGRIGGATYPGNQSLKGFLARTGLEGTTLNIAWLLLCLGVLFLLLRGMRHALDTVGTPWALSLNALGGLLVSPVSWSHHWVWAAPALLCLVVHGVRSGNRLPLWLAGGFGLATVLSPHWWFSYYDHLGWNLFQHVLGNSYTVMALAILIAAPKLFAPKATELSGPADQVRLTPVGR; via the coding sequence ATGCGCGCCGCGTTGGAGAAACTGTGGCGCAGCCCACTCGGGCGCGCCGGGATCGTGCTGGCGAACCTGGTGGCGCTGACCGCGTTGGTGGTGCGCTGGGGTGATCAGGGGCTGTTCCTGTTCACCACGCCGATCGATCTGGACGTGTACCGGATCGGCGCGCAGGTGTGGCTGGACGGCGGCGAGCTGTACGGGCAGCTGCCGGTGACCCAGGCCGGGGTGGCGTTGCCGTTCACCTATCCCCCACTGGCCGCGATGCTGTTCGTGCCGTTGACCTGGATGTCCTGGGACACCGCGGCGCTGCTGCTGGACGCGGTGACCGCCGGACTGCTCGCACTGGTGCTGGCACTGGTGTTGAAGCGACTCGGGGTCAGCTCGCCCGGCCGGGTGCCGTGGGCGCTGCTCACCGTGTTCCCATTGGCACTGGCCCTGGATCCGGTGCGCGGCACGGCCGGGTTCGGGCAGATCAACGCGATCCTGATGGCCATGGTGGCCCTGGACTGCCTGGTGCGTGCCCCGCGCTGGCCGCGCGGCCTGCTGATCGGGGTGGCGGCCGCGATCAAGCTCACACCCGCGGTGTTCCTGCTGTACTTCCTGCTGAACAAGGACCGGCGGGCCGCGGTGGTCACCGTGCTGGGCTTCCTCGGCGCGACCGCGCTCGGATTCGCCCTGACCGCAAGGGATTCGGTGCAGTACTGGACCGCGACCCTGTTCGACACCGGCCGGATCGGCGGCGCCACCTATCCCGGCAACCAGTCGCTGAAGGGTTTCCTGGCCCGCACCGGCCTGGAGGGCACCACGCTGAACATCGCCTGGCTGCTGCTGTGCCTCGGCGTGCTTTTCCTGCTGCTGCGCGGAATGCGGCACGCCCTGGACACCGTCGGCACGCCGTGGGCGTTGTCGTTGAACGCCCTCGGCGGGTTGCTGGTCTCGCCGGTGTCCTGGTCGCACCACTGGGTGTGGGCCGCCCCGGCGTTGCTGTGCCTGGTGGTGCACGGGGTGCGCAGCGGCAACCGGTTGCCGTTGTGGCTGGCGGGCGGGTTCGGGCTGGCCACCGTGCTGTCCCCGCACTGGTGGTTCTCCTACTACGACCACCTGGGCTGGAACCTGTTCCAGCATGTGCTCGGCAACAGCTACACGGTTATGGCACTGGCGATCCTGATCGCCGCGCCGAAGCTGTTCGCGCCCAAGGCGACCGAGCTGTCCGGCCCGGCCGACCAGGTCAGGCTGACCCCGGTCGGCCGATGA
- a CDS encoding RsmB/NOP family class I SAM-dependent RNA methyltransferase, with product MHQPNRRQARSDRSGPPRRRSGPRRPPETDPARKAALDTLTAVRERDAYANLVLPGLLRDRRLHGRDAGLATELTYGACRAQGLLDAVLQACSDRPLSEVDGVALDALRLGAYQLLRTRIPAHAAVASTVDLVRLELGTGAGGFVNAVLRRVAQQDEEAWVTELAPDEDTDPVGHLAFTHAHPKWIAQAFTEALATDKAELADALAADDARPAVHLAARPGEVSAEELAAITGGEEAPYSPYGVHLDPGSGDPGDLDALREGLAAVQDEGSQLCALALTRVPLDGPDETWLDLCAGPGGKAALLASLVSMQGGVLDAVEKAPHRADLVRKATTGLPITVHVGDGRDSGLPAGGYDRVLVDAPCTGLGALRRRPEARWRRRPEDLTELTKLQRELLTAAMSLVRPGGIVAYVVCSPHVRETVSVVTEIARRTGAETLDTREFFPGVPNLGAGPSVQLWPHRHGTDAMFCALLRRPAE from the coding sequence ATGCACCAGCCCAACCGTCGGCAGGCCCGCTCGGATCGCAGCGGACCCCCGCGCCGGCGCTCGGGGCCGCGCCGTCCGCCGGAGACCGACCCCGCCCGCAAGGCCGCCCTGGACACCCTCACCGCCGTCCGCGAACGCGACGCCTACGCCAACCTGGTGCTGCCCGGCCTGCTCCGCGACCGGCGGCTGCACGGCCGCGACGCCGGCCTGGCCACCGAACTCACCTACGGCGCCTGCCGCGCCCAGGGCCTGCTCGACGCGGTGCTGCAGGCGTGCAGCGACCGGCCGCTGTCCGAAGTGGACGGCGTCGCCCTGGACGCGTTGCGGCTGGGCGCCTACCAGCTGCTGCGCACCCGCATCCCCGCGCACGCCGCGGTCGCCTCCACAGTGGACCTGGTCCGCCTGGAACTCGGCACCGGCGCGGGCGGGTTCGTCAACGCGGTGCTGCGCCGGGTCGCCCAGCAGGACGAGGAAGCCTGGGTCACCGAACTCGCCCCGGACGAGGACACCGACCCGGTCGGGCACCTCGCCTTCACCCACGCCCACCCCAAGTGGATCGCGCAGGCCTTCACCGAGGCACTGGCCACCGACAAGGCCGAACTCGCCGACGCGCTCGCCGCCGACGACGCCCGGCCCGCCGTGCACCTGGCCGCCCGCCCCGGCGAGGTCAGCGCCGAGGAACTCGCCGCCATCACCGGCGGCGAGGAAGCCCCCTACTCGCCCTACGGCGTGCACCTGGACCCCGGCTCCGGCGACCCCGGCGACCTGGACGCGCTGCGCGAGGGCCTGGCCGCCGTGCAGGACGAGGGCAGCCAGCTCTGCGCCCTCGCCCTGACCAGGGTGCCCCTGGACGGCCCTGACGAGACCTGGCTCGACCTGTGCGCCGGACCCGGCGGCAAGGCCGCGCTGCTCGCCTCGCTGGTCAGCATGCAGGGCGGCGTCCTGGACGCGGTGGAGAAGGCCCCGCACCGCGCCGACCTGGTCCGCAAGGCCACCACCGGACTGCCCATCACCGTGCACGTCGGCGACGGCCGCGACTCCGGCCTGCCTGCCGGCGGCTACGACCGGGTCCTGGTCGATGCCCCCTGCACCGGCCTCGGCGCGCTGCGCCGCCGCCCCGAGGCCCGGTGGCGGCGACGCCCCGAGGACCTCACCGAGCTGACCAAGCTGCAACGAGAGCTGCTCACCGCCGCGATGAGCCTGGTCCGCCCAGGTGGGATCGTCGCCTACGTGGTGTGCTCCCCGCACGTGCGGGAAACCGTCAGCGTGGTCACCGAGATCGCCCGCCGCACCGGCGCGGAGACCCTGGACACCCGGGAGTTCTTCCCCGGCGTGCCCAACCTCGGCGCCGGGCCGTCGGTCCAGCTGTGGCCCCACCGGCACGGCACCGACGCGATGTTCTGCGCACTGCTGCGCCGCCCGGCGGAGTAG
- the fmt gene encoding methionyl-tRNA formyltransferase, translated as MRLIFAGTPEVALPSLRTLIDSPEHEVIAVITRPDAPAGRGRTLHRSPVGALADEHGIEVLTPEKAGAPEFLDRLRELDPDCCPVVAYGNLLPQRTLDIPKHGWVNLHFSLLPAWRGAAPVQAAVRAGDEVTGASVFRIVKPMDAGPVFGVVTETVRLTDTAGELLERLSISGAALLSATMDGIAAGTVEAREQPADGVSYAGKVTVEDAKADFGLPALAVDRLVRSVTPEPGAWAEFRGERLKLGPLTLVEAETLPPGELKVERKRVLVGTATSPVALGEVQAQGKKRMAATDWARGVRPEQGERLG; from the coding sequence ATGCGGCTGATCTTCGCAGGCACCCCCGAGGTCGCCCTGCCCTCCCTGCGCACGCTCATCGACTCGCCAGAGCACGAGGTCATCGCGGTCATCACCCGCCCCGACGCGCCAGCTGGCCGCGGCCGCACGCTGCACCGCTCCCCGGTCGGCGCGCTCGCCGACGAGCACGGCATCGAGGTGCTCACCCCGGAGAAGGCCGGTGCGCCGGAGTTCCTGGACCGGCTGCGCGAACTCGACCCCGACTGCTGCCCGGTCGTCGCCTACGGGAACCTGCTGCCCCAGCGCACCCTGGACATCCCGAAACACGGCTGGGTGAACCTGCACTTCTCGCTGCTGCCGGCCTGGCGCGGCGCCGCCCCCGTGCAGGCCGCCGTGCGCGCGGGCGACGAGGTCACCGGGGCCAGCGTGTTCCGGATCGTCAAACCCATGGACGCCGGACCCGTCTTCGGTGTGGTCACCGAAACCGTCCGGCTCACCGACACCGCCGGTGAGCTGCTCGAACGCCTCTCCATCTCCGGCGCGGCACTGCTGTCCGCGACCATGGACGGCATCGCCGCCGGTACCGTGGAAGCGCGCGAGCAGCCCGCGGACGGCGTCAGCTACGCGGGCAAGGTCACCGTCGAGGACGCCAAGGCCGACTTCGGCCTGCCCGCCCTCGCGGTGGACCGCCTCGTCCGCTCGGTCACCCCCGAACCGGGGGCCTGGGCGGAGTTCCGCGGTGAACGACTCAAACTGGGCCCACTCACCCTCGTCGAGGCCGAGACGCTGCCACCCGGCGAGCTGAAGGTCGAACGCAAGCGGGTGCTCGTGGGCACCGCCACCAGCCCGGTCGCCCTCGGCGAGGTCCAGGCACAGGGAAAGAAACGGATGGCCGCCACCGACTGGGCTCGGGGCGTGCGGCCGGAACAGGGAGAACGGCTCGGATGA
- the def gene encoding peptide deformylase, whose protein sequence is MTVQPIRLFGDPVLRTPATEVTDFDAELRHLVKDLWDTMEGQGGAGLAAPQIGVGLRVFTYHCDGFAGHLINPSFDVVGEEEQDGPEGCLSIPGLRWDCRRHLHVVAKGWNMHGEPVEVEGSNLLARCIQHESDHLDGVLFVDRLDAETRKLALRQIRESDWFGQETTAPVIKQSPHPLFGGGR, encoded by the coding sequence GTGACAGTCCAGCCGATCAGGCTATTCGGGGACCCCGTGCTGCGGACCCCGGCCACCGAGGTCACCGACTTCGACGCGGAGCTGCGGCACCTGGTCAAGGACCTCTGGGACACCATGGAGGGCCAGGGCGGGGCCGGACTGGCCGCCCCGCAGATCGGGGTCGGGCTGCGCGTGTTCACCTACCACTGCGACGGCTTCGCCGGACACCTGATCAACCCCAGCTTCGACGTGGTCGGCGAGGAGGAACAGGACGGCCCCGAGGGCTGCCTGTCCATCCCCGGCCTGCGCTGGGACTGCCGCCGCCACCTCCACGTGGTCGCCAAGGGCTGGAACATGCACGGCGAACCCGTCGAGGTCGAGGGCAGCAACCTCCTGGCCCGCTGCATCCAGCACGAGTCCGACCACCTCGACGGCGTGCTCTTCGTGGACCGGCTCGACGCCGAGACCCGCAAACTCGCGCTCAGACAGATCCGCGAATCCGACTGGTTCGGGCAGGAGACCACCGCACCCGTGATCAAGCAGAGCCCACACCCGCTCTTCGGCGGTGGTCGCTGA
- a CDS encoding RNA polymerase sigma factor, translating to MVLAQPVGQPEPVPRADGKDDDRVLWQRAAADDRNAFGELFERHAEAVWNHAYRLTGSWSAAEDLTSTTFLTAWRKRAELTLVRESALPWLYTVAGNLARTEFRRLGRFRKALARMPALHVVRDHAEEVVDQVDGDRRLQKVLAAIDELPKAEREAVQLCLLGELSIPEAAEALGVAEVSVRSRISRARSRLRGLVEEEL from the coding sequence ATGGTCTTGGCCCAACCTGTCGGCCAACCCGAGCCGGTGCCACGCGCGGACGGCAAGGACGACGACCGCGTGCTGTGGCAGCGGGCGGCGGCCGATGACCGCAACGCCTTCGGCGAGCTGTTCGAACGGCACGCCGAGGCGGTGTGGAACCACGCCTACCGGTTGACCGGGTCGTGGTCGGCGGCGGAGGACCTCACCTCCACCACCTTCCTCACGGCCTGGCGCAAACGGGCGGAGCTGACCCTGGTCCGGGAGTCGGCGCTGCCCTGGCTGTACACGGTCGCGGGCAACCTGGCCCGGACGGAGTTCCGCAGGCTGGGCCGCTTCCGCAAGGCGCTGGCCAGGATGCCCGCGCTGCACGTGGTGCGCGATCACGCCGAGGAGGTCGTGGACCAGGTCGACGGGGACCGGCGCCTGCAGAAGGTGCTGGCGGCGATCGACGAGTTGCCCAAGGCTGAACGGGAGGCCGTGCAGTTGTGCCTGCTCGGTGAGTTGTCGATCCCGGAGGCCGCGGAGGCGCTGGGTGTGGCCGAGGTGAGTGTGCGTTCCCGGATATCGCGTGCCCGCAGCAGACTGCGTGGCCTGGTCGAGGAGGAGCTGTGA
- a CDS encoding primosomal protein N' has protein sequence MGKPGGYRRGEQQPAAIEPVARICVDVPLAHLDRPFDYLVPDKYAEDAVPGCRVRVRFAGQLVDGYILERVAESGHQGKLAYLERVTSPEPVLSPEILSLARAVADRYAGTLIDVLRLAIPPRHARAEAAEPRAAAPPPEPPDPAGWARYPRGGAFLEALRGARPAHAVWQALPGEDWPARLAEAAAQVAAAGRGAVLVVPDHRDLARVHAACVRVLGEAGVVALAADLGPSERYKRWLAVRRGAVKVVVGTRAAAFAPVADPGLVAVWDDGDDLHADQRMPYPHTRDVLMLRAHASGAALLVAGFARTAEAALLVRTGWAHEIVGAREQLRAVAPRVTSIGEDDRQEERDAAARAARLPSVAFAAAREALAAGLPVLVQVPRRGYVPALACGGCRAPARCRRCSGPLALPAGGEDVPRPAACRWCGAAEAGFSCPACGSRRLRFVVVGAKRTAEELGRAFPGFPVRTSGADEVLSEVPAKPALVVATPGAEPFVPQGYGAALLLDGWAMLARSDLRAGEEALRRWLTAAALVRGAAEGGRVVVIADSSLPVVQALVRWDPVWHAETELDARTELGFPPAVRIATVDGTPAAVNEFLDGLTLPPSAQILGPVTLETRGQEEERERALIRTPRTDGRALATALHDAVAARTARKEPDLVRVRLDPLELL, from the coding sequence GTGGGCAAACCAGGCGGGTACCGACGTGGGGAACAGCAGCCCGCCGCCATCGAACCGGTGGCGCGGATCTGCGTGGACGTCCCGCTCGCGCACCTGGACCGGCCCTTCGACTACCTGGTGCCGGACAAGTACGCCGAGGACGCGGTGCCCGGCTGCCGGGTGCGGGTGCGCTTCGCCGGGCAGCTCGTGGACGGGTACATCCTGGAACGGGTGGCCGAGTCGGGGCACCAGGGCAAACTCGCCTACCTGGAACGGGTCACCTCGCCCGAACCGGTGCTGTCGCCGGAGATCCTCAGCCTGGCCCGCGCCGTGGCCGACCGGTACGCGGGCACCCTGATCGACGTGTTGCGGCTGGCCATCCCGCCTCGGCACGCCAGGGCCGAGGCCGCGGAGCCGCGGGCGGCCGCGCCGCCGCCCGAGCCGCCTGACCCGGCCGGGTGGGCGCGGTATCCGCGGGGCGGGGCGTTCCTGGAGGCGTTGCGGGGCGCGCGGCCCGCGCACGCGGTGTGGCAGGCGCTGCCGGGGGAGGACTGGCCCGCGCGGCTGGCCGAGGCGGCCGCCCAGGTCGCGGCGGCCGGGCGGGGTGCGGTGCTGGTGGTGCCCGATCACCGGGACCTGGCCCGGGTGCACGCGGCCTGTGTGCGGGTGCTGGGCGAGGCGGGTGTGGTGGCGCTGGCCGCGGACCTGGGGCCCTCGGAGCGGTACAAGCGGTGGCTGGCGGTACGCCGTGGCGCGGTCAAGGTCGTGGTGGGCACCAGGGCGGCGGCGTTCGCGCCGGTGGCCGACCCCGGGCTGGTCGCGGTGTGGGACGACGGCGACGACCTCCATGCCGATCAGCGGATGCCCTACCCGCACACCAGGGACGTGCTGATGCTGCGCGCGCACGCCAGCGGGGCCGCGCTGCTGGTCGCCGGGTTCGCCCGCACCGCGGAGGCCGCGCTGCTGGTGCGGACGGGGTGGGCGCACGAGATCGTCGGCGCCAGGGAACAACTGCGGGCCGTCGCGCCGCGGGTGACCTCCATCGGCGAGGACGACCGCCAGGAGGAGCGGGACGCGGCCGCGCGGGCCGCCCGGCTGCCCTCGGTGGCCTTCGCCGCCGCCCGCGAGGCCCTCGCCGCCGGGCTGCCGGTGCTGGTGCAGGTGCCGCGCCGGGGCTACGTGCCCGCGCTGGCCTGCGGTGGCTGCCGGGCCCCCGCCCGCTGCCGCCGCTGCTCCGGACCGCTCGCCCTGCCCGCGGGCGGTGAGGACGTGCCCCGGCCAGCCGCCTGCCGGTGGTGTGGCGCGGCCGAGGCCGGATTCTCCTGCCCCGCCTGCGGATCACGGCGGCTGCGGTTCGTCGTGGTCGGCGCCAAACGCACCGCCGAGGAACTCGGCCGGGCCTTCCCCGGCTTCCCGGTACGCACCTCCGGCGCCGACGAGGTGCTCTCCGAGGTGCCCGCGAAACCGGCCCTCGTGGTCGCCACCCCGGGCGCGGAACCCTTTGTGCCGCAAGGCTACGGGGCCGCGCTGCTGCTGGACGGCTGGGCCATGCTGGCCCGCTCCGACCTGCGTGCCGGCGAGGAGGCGCTGCGTCGCTGGCTCACCGCCGCCGCCCTGGTCCGCGGCGCGGCCGAGGGTGGGCGGGTGGTGGTCATCGCCGACTCCAGCCTGCCCGTGGTGCAGGCCCTGGTCCGCTGGGACCCGGTCTGGCACGCCGAGACCGAACTGGACGCGCGCACCGAACTCGGCTTCCCGCCTGCCGTGCGCATCGCCACCGTGGACGGCACCCCCGCCGCGGTCAACGAGTTCCTCGACGGCCTCACCCTGCCGCCCAGCGCCCAGATCCTCGGCCCGGTCACCCTGGAGACCCGCGGTCAGGAGGAGGAACGCGAACGCGCCCTCATCCGCACCCCGCGCACCGACGGCCGCGCCCTGGCCACCGCCCTGCACGACGCGGTCGCCGCCCGCACCGCGCGAAAAGAGCCGGACCTGGTGCGGGTCCGGCTCGATCCACTCGAACTGCTCTGA
- a CDS encoding DUF6086 family protein — MSQYFKHAGRTLWNPANGVAALFLASAQAASTAVDLPTGLGAMVADECEIDLPVFAALTDAVVRRCRESGHPVLRALLEGFAATAVVLVERAGGNLPALSAEPGLESRDLSVGPDGVGERAAAERLAALAGDLGRAMPV, encoded by the coding sequence ATGAGTCAGTACTTCAAGCATGCCGGGCGTACGCTGTGGAATCCGGCCAACGGGGTGGCCGCGTTGTTCCTCGCCTCGGCCCAGGCCGCCTCGACCGCCGTGGACCTGCCGACCGGGCTGGGGGCGATGGTCGCCGATGAGTGTGAGATCGACCTGCCGGTGTTCGCGGCCCTCACCGACGCCGTGGTGCGGCGGTGCCGGGAATCGGGTCACCCGGTGTTGCGGGCGTTGCTGGAGGGGTTCGCGGCCACCGCCGTGGTGCTTGTCGAGCGGGCGGGCGGGAATCTGCCCGCGCTGAGCGCCGAACCGGGGCTGGAATCGCGGGATCTCTCCGTCGGGCCGGACGGGGTCGGCGAGCGGGCCGCGGCGGAGCGGCTGGCGGCTCTGGCGGGCGATCTTGGGCGGGCGATGCCGGTGTGA
- the metK gene encoding methionine adenosyltransferase: MSQNSRLFTSESVTEGHPDKICDAISDSILDGLLSKDPRSRVAVETLITTGQVHVAGEVTTEAYADIPTIVREKILEIGYDSSAKGFDGHSCGVNVAIGSQSPDIAQGVDTAHESRVEGAEDEIDKQGAGDQGLMFGYASTDTPELMPLPIALAHRLSRRLTKVRKDGVLPYLRPDGKTQVTIEYAGDRPVRLDTVVVSSQHAADIDLEQMLAVDIREQVVLPELAGLDIDTSDVRLLVNPTGRFVIGGPMGDAGLTGRKIIVDTYGGMARHGGGAFSGKDPSKVDRSAAYAMRWVAKNVVAAGLATRAEVQVAYAIGKAAPVGLFVETFGTEKVDPEKIQQAITQVFDLRPAAIIRDLDLLRPIYAPTAAYGHFGRTDLDLPWERTDRADALKALLV, from the coding sequence GTGAGCCAGAACAGCCGTCTCTTCACCAGTGAGTCCGTGACCGAAGGGCACCCGGACAAGATCTGCGACGCCATCAGCGACTCGATCCTCGACGGTCTGCTGTCCAAGGACCCGCGCAGCCGGGTGGCGGTGGAGACGCTGATCACCACTGGCCAGGTGCACGTCGCGGGCGAGGTGACCACCGAGGCCTACGCGGACATCCCGACCATCGTGCGGGAGAAGATCCTGGAGATCGGCTACGACTCCTCGGCCAAGGGCTTCGACGGCCACTCCTGTGGCGTGAACGTCGCCATCGGCTCGCAGTCCCCGGACATCGCGCAGGGTGTGGACACCGCGCACGAGTCCAGGGTCGAGGGCGCCGAGGACGAGATCGACAAGCAGGGTGCCGGCGACCAGGGCCTGATGTTCGGCTACGCCAGCACCGACACCCCGGAGCTGATGCCGCTGCCGATCGCGCTGGCGCACCGGCTGTCCCGCCGCCTGACCAAGGTCCGCAAGGACGGCGTGCTGCCGTACCTGCGCCCGGACGGCAAGACCCAGGTCACCATCGAGTACGCCGGTGACCGCCCGGTCCGCCTGGACACCGTGGTCGTCTCCAGCCAGCACGCCGCCGACATCGACCTGGAGCAGATGCTCGCCGTCGACATCCGCGAGCAGGTCGTGCTGCCCGAGCTGGCCGGCCTGGACATCGACACCAGCGACGTCCGCCTGCTGGTCAACCCCACCGGCCGCTTCGTCATCGGCGGCCCCATGGGCGACGCCGGCCTGACCGGCCGCAAGATCATCGTCGACACCTACGGCGGCATGGCCCGCCACGGCGGCGGCGCCTTCTCCGGCAAGGACCCGTCGAAGGTCGACCGCTCCGCCGCCTACGCCATGCGCTGGGTCGCCAAGAACGTCGTCGCGGCCGGCCTGGCCACCCGCGCCGAGGTCCAGGTCGCCTACGCCATCGGCAAGGCCGCCCCGGTCGGCCTGTTCGTGGAGACCTTCGGCACCGAGAAGGTCGACCCGGAGAAGATCCAGCAGGCCATCACCCAGGTCTTCGACCTCCGCCCGGCCGCCATCATCCGCGACCTGGACCTGCTCCGCCCGATCTACGCCCCGACCGCCGCGTACGGCCACTTCGGCCGCACCGACCTGGACCTGCCGTGGGAGCGCACCGACCGCGCCGACGCGCTCAAGGCCCTGCTGGTCTGA